In Pedobacter sp. WC2423, the following are encoded in one genomic region:
- a CDS encoding nuclear transport factor 2 family protein, which translates to MTSIEERLKALEDEYQIRALADSFADICISGNVQCFEALWIEDGTWTLAEPLNIESSGRDNIAKLFLKLATGKRFFCQKLHSGIITISGDQATARWILSENAANHDGSSYQSTAIYDDRLVFEGGRWLFEARHCKFLDISHTGNNS; encoded by the coding sequence ATGACTAGCATTGAGGAGCGGCTGAAGGCTTTAGAAGACGAGTATCAAATCCGGGCGCTGGCGGATTCCTTTGCCGACATCTGTATTTCTGGAAATGTGCAATGTTTTGAAGCATTGTGGATAGAAGATGGCACCTGGACCTTAGCCGAACCTCTCAATATCGAAAGTAGCGGTCGGGACAATATTGCAAAGCTATTCCTTAAGCTGGCAACAGGAAAACGTTTTTTTTGTCAGAAGCTTCATTCAGGTATCATTACAATCTCGGGAGATCAGGCAACTGCACGCTGGATTTTATCGGAAAACGCAGCCAATCACGACGGATCTTCATATCAAAGCACGGCAATATATGACGATCGCCTTGTTTTCGAAGGTGGAAGGTGGCTATTTGAGGCACGGCACTGCAAATTTCTCGACATATCCCATACTGGAAATAACTCTTAG
- a CDS encoding amidohydrolase family protein has translation MKIIALEEHFVPPQVRKAWEATATIQDFTVSMNGHQYARQLEDLKDIRIQAMNDAGIDVQVLSLPSPGVQNFKPADSIAVARDFNDILTGAIANRPDRFDGFATLPVPSPIAAAKELQRAVQDLGLKGALLNGRVHERNMDHPDFNPIYEAAEALHVPLYIHPQLPPSGVRDAYYSGIGQIADIMLSMGAIGWHYETGIQLLRMVLTGVFDRYPNLQVIVGHWGEVVLFYLDRIAQLNHAGLKLERPIADYFKQNVYYTPSGIFSQHYFSRTIEIVGVERMMFSQDWPYQSCGEKGARTFLAQASISQAEQEAIAHGNWERLVSGIWRNTAAGDRRFRKL, from the coding sequence ATGAAAATAATAGCTTTAGAAGAACATTTTGTACCTCCCCAGGTACGCAAAGCCTGGGAGGCAACTGCTACAATACAAGACTTTACAGTCTCCATGAATGGTCACCAATATGCCAGACAATTGGAAGATCTGAAAGATATTCGCATTCAGGCAATGAATGATGCCGGCATTGACGTGCAGGTATTGTCCCTGCCCTCACCTGGCGTTCAGAATTTTAAACCAGCCGATTCAATAGCAGTTGCGAGAGATTTTAACGATATCCTCACTGGCGCTATTGCAAACCGACCAGATCGTTTCGATGGGTTTGCTACCCTTCCTGTTCCCTCACCAATTGCAGCTGCAAAAGAGTTACAACGCGCTGTGCAGGACCTTGGACTCAAAGGTGCGCTTTTAAATGGACGTGTCCATGAGCGTAATATGGATCATCCTGATTTTAATCCAATCTATGAGGCTGCAGAAGCACTACATGTACCGCTTTATATCCATCCGCAGCTCCCTCCATCGGGAGTGCGCGATGCTTATTATTCTGGTATAGGTCAGATTGCCGATATCATGCTTTCCATGGGGGCCATCGGCTGGCATTACGAGACTGGTATACAACTCCTGCGTATGGTACTTACCGGAGTCTTTGACCGTTACCCCAACCTTCAAGTAATTGTCGGTCACTGGGGCGAAGTAGTCCTATTCTATCTGGACCGCATTGCACAACTAAACCATGCGGGCCTCAAACTGGAACGGCCCATCGCTGACTACTTCAAACAAAACGTCTACTACACGCCAAGCGGTATTTTCAGTCAGCACTACTTTTCCCGAACCATTGAGATTGTAGGAGTCGAACGAATGATGTTTTCCCAGGACTGGCCTTATCAAAGCTGCGGCGAAAAAGGTGCCCGCACATTTTTAGCACAAGCCTCAATATCTCAAGCTGAGCAGGAAGCTATAGCACATGGAAATTGGGAGCGGCTTGTTAGTGGTATATGGCGTAACACAGCTGCTGGAGACAGGAGGTTCAGAAAGCTATGA
- a CDS encoding alpha/beta hydrolase-fold protein encodes MFAKPAGDKFLGFLENELHPLLTQTFQIDQNDVGLWGFSYGGLFTSYVALKRSNLFKNIGAGSPGIVGKNSYIFKLYDEAIASKMDFSGRRLHVTLGARELSSPGPYQWLTARGTSELLAQTSLQPLPGMQVSSEIIPLETHLTGGVPAWFSFLRTFYSKS; translated from the coding sequence ATGTTTGCTAAGCCTGCGGGTGATAAGTTTCTGGGTTTTTTGGAAAACGAACTTCATCCCCTTTTAACACAAACCTTTCAAATCGATCAAAATGACGTAGGCCTCTGGGGATTCTCTTATGGGGGGCTTTTCACGTCTTACGTGGCCCTTAAGCGTTCCAATCTCTTCAAAAATATTGGAGCGGGAAGTCCAGGTATTGTTGGCAAGAATAGCTATATCTTCAAACTCTATGACGAGGCTATAGCTTCTAAAATGGATTTTTCTGGCAGACGTCTGCATGTGACATTGGGCGCCCGTGAATTATCCTCCCCAGGTCCTTACCAATGGCTTACAGCGCGGGGGACTAGTGAGCTGCTTGCCCAAACTTCATTACAACCGTTGCCAGGCATGCAAGTTTCTAGTGAAATTATTCCATTGGAAACTCACCTAACTGGCGGTGTTCCTGCGTGGTTTAGCTTTCTGCGGACATTTTACAGCAAGTCCTAG
- a CDS encoding helix-turn-helix domain-containing protein, whose translation MNRKENISDFHSRHGWEHPKNGQFNVYNREEFSCDSTSLPPNRRDFYKISMITRGTGILSYADKVIRIDKPSITFFNPLIPYSWEPTSNDKAGYFCLFTEDFINQSLKSESLSHSPLFKIGGNHLFFPKIESIELLKGIFENMFLEIRSGYAHKYELLRSYVQIIMHEAMKIQPADTFYQPVNSAERITTMFLELLELQFPVDSPTQTLKLKTAKEFALQLNIHTNTLNRVLKESTGKTTTEWIANRIVNEAKALLQFSNWDITEIAYSLGFEYSANFIIFFKKQTNMTPLKYRKTLCTPISKL comes from the coding sequence ATGAACAGAAAAGAGAATATAAGCGATTTTCATAGCCGGCATGGATGGGAACACCCTAAAAATGGGCAATTCAACGTGTATAACAGAGAAGAATTTTCTTGCGATAGTACATCCCTGCCGCCCAACCGCAGGGATTTTTATAAAATATCCATGATCACAAGAGGTACTGGAATATTAAGCTACGCTGATAAAGTCATCAGGATTGATAAACCATCCATTACCTTCTTTAATCCTTTAATTCCCTATTCGTGGGAGCCTACTTCGAACGATAAAGCCGGGTATTTCTGTCTGTTTACTGAGGATTTTATAAACCAAAGTCTTAAAAGTGAGAGTCTTTCACATTCACCTTTATTTAAGATAGGAGGCAATCATTTGTTTTTTCCTAAAATAGAAAGTATTGAGTTGTTAAAAGGTATTTTTGAAAACATGTTCCTTGAGATCCGGTCCGGATATGCCCATAAATATGAATTATTAAGAAGCTATGTGCAGATCATTATGCATGAAGCAATGAAAATACAACCTGCAGATACATTCTATCAGCCAGTTAATTCAGCAGAGCGTATCACTACTATGTTCCTGGAACTGTTAGAACTGCAGTTTCCTGTTGACTCCCCTACACAAACTTTGAAACTCAAAACAGCTAAAGAATTTGCTTTGCAGCTCAATATACATACCAATACGCTAAATAGAGTTTTAAAAGAAAGCACAGGCAAAACTACCACGGAATGGATTGCCAATAGAATTGTTAACGAGGCAAAAGCGTTGTTACAATTCAGTAATTGGGATATAACAGAAATTGCCTATAGCCTGGGTTTTGAATATTCGGCCAATTTTATCATTTTTTTTAAGAAGCAAACAAATATGACCCCTTTAAAATACAGGAAAACTCTCTGTACACCTATTTCCAAACTATAA
- a CDS encoding dienelactone hydrolase family protein: MSFTTKIQSYDGVGKFNVYVAEPDGRPRGAIIVIQEIFGVDTDIRWRCDLLAQSGYLAIAPDLFWRLDPGMELDPDITSTMKRSVDVVIRFNTDKGVHDVQTTINKAREIVGNKAKIGLIGYCLGGRMAAFASARTDIDAAVSYYGVQIERMLSEKDTIRNPLMLHMPEFDEHVGQEIQDQIHAAFDGNGQITIYDYPGQHHGFACALGKRRSEEKARIADERTAQFLAQHIG, from the coding sequence CCGATGGTAGACCTCGGGGCGCGATTATCGTTATCCAGGAAATTTTCGGGGTAGATACAGACATTCGCTGGCGCTGCGATCTTTTAGCCCAGAGCGGTTATCTGGCTATTGCACCCGATCTTTTCTGGCGTCTCGATCCAGGCATGGAATTAGATCCAGACATAACCTCAACCATGAAACGTTCTGTGGATGTGGTTATTCGCTTCAACACAGATAAGGGGGTACATGACGTACAGACCACAATCAACAAAGCCCGCGAGATTGTTGGCAATAAGGCGAAAATTGGCCTGATCGGATATTGTCTTGGTGGGCGAATGGCTGCATTTGCCTCAGCCCGTACTGATATCGATGCAGCAGTTTCTTATTATGGTGTACAAATTGAGCGTATGTTAAGTGAAAAAGATACCATCAGAAACCCACTCATGTTACATATGCCTGAGTTCGATGAGCATGTTGGTCAAGAAATTCAAGACCAGATCCATGCTGCATTCGATGGCAACGGGCAAATCACAATCTACGACTATCCGGGACAACATCATGGATTTGCATGTGCTCTGGGCAAACGTAGATCGGAAGAGAAGGCAAGAATAGCTGACGAACGCACTGCTCAATTTTTAGCGCAACACATTGGTTGA
- a CDS encoding MFS transporter: protein MESENLCEKNSDGAEVSDVNLFNKDNTQPISPAWTAVFSLTMGVFGLLTAEYLPASLLTPMASELGLSEAVGGQTVTVTAIAALVSGLVLPGLTRSLDKRIVLLSFSALMIVSNLFVAFSSSIIVLLLMRTLLGIALGGFWAMAAAVAMRLVPLKLVPRALSIIFSGIAVGTVVSVPLGSYLGGLFGWRSAFYAAAAVGMVTLVFQWFTLPNLPPQRAAKSTTVLKVLLRPGIIVGMLGCVLAHMGHYSLFTYVRPFIENTIRIGADGIAMMLLGFGAANFAGTLLAGRLMEHSLRWTLIIMPILVGVVALLLVLLPSSFTGHALLIAVWGMAFGGVPVAWSTWVSTSVPDEAESAGGMVVAAVQGAIAAGAAMGGLLFNYAGISGVFLTAGISMILAGAFIALLVKVKAIRKDAGRAVVSHH from the coding sequence ATGGAAAGTGAAAATCTATGTGAAAAAAATAGTGATGGTGCTGAGGTATCAGATGTCAACCTTTTTAATAAGGACAATACTCAACCGATCTCTCCAGCATGGACAGCGGTTTTCTCGCTAACAATGGGCGTCTTTGGATTATTAACAGCGGAGTACCTGCCTGCCAGTCTGCTAACACCGATGGCTTCAGAACTAGGGCTTTCAGAGGCGGTAGGAGGTCAGACAGTAACTGTGACCGCGATAGCTGCATTAGTTTCCGGATTGGTGTTACCCGGACTTACACGGTCTTTAGACAAAAGGATCGTATTGCTCAGCTTTTCTGCTTTGATGATCGTATCTAATCTTTTTGTTGCTTTCTCATCAAGCATAATCGTACTTTTATTGATGCGTACTTTGCTCGGAATTGCTCTTGGAGGCTTTTGGGCAATGGCAGCAGCAGTAGCAATGCGTCTTGTACCTTTGAAATTGGTGCCACGTGCCTTATCGATAATCTTCAGTGGCATAGCTGTCGGAACTGTGGTATCTGTGCCTCTGGGTAGCTATCTGGGAGGCTTGTTCGGCTGGCGCAGTGCCTTTTATGCAGCGGCGGCAGTTGGTATGGTGACGTTAGTTTTTCAATGGTTTACTTTGCCAAACCTGCCTCCACAGCGGGCAGCCAAATCTACAACAGTGCTTAAAGTACTGCTACGTCCGGGCATAATAGTAGGAATGCTGGGCTGCGTGCTGGCGCATATGGGCCACTATTCCCTTTTTACTTACGTCCGTCCCTTTATAGAGAATACAATAAGAATCGGCGCTGATGGAATAGCCATGATGTTGTTGGGCTTTGGAGCAGCGAACTTTGCCGGTACGCTTCTGGCAGGACGGCTCATGGAACACAGTCTGCGCTGGACATTAATAATTATGCCAATTTTGGTTGGAGTTGTAGCATTGCTCTTGGTATTGTTACCATCTTCTTTTACTGGACATGCATTGCTAATTGCCGTCTGGGGAATGGCTTTTGGCGGTGTGCCAGTTGCATGGTCAACGTGGGTGTCCACTTCAGTTCCAGATGAGGCAGAAAGTGCTGGAGGAATGGTTGTAGCAGCAGTACAAGGCGCCATTGCAGCGGGAGCAGCCATGGGCGGATTACTATTTAATTATGCCGGTATCTCTGGTGTATTCCTCACAGCAGGCATCTCAATGATTTTAGCCGGGGCATTTATCGCATTGTTAGTCAAGGTTAAAGCTATCCGTAAGGACGCTGGAAGAGCGGTTGTATCTCATCATTAA